A stretch of DNA from Natronoarchaeum philippinense:
ACTGCTTGGCGCGCAGTTCGACATCGGCGAACGAGCCCTCGACGATCCCTGTGACCGTCCGAACGTCGATGCTTTCCGGCACGTCGACGATCAGCGTCGTCCCGTCGGGCTCGGCCGTCACCTCCCGGACGACCGCGCCGTGGTCGGCCAGTTCCAGCGCGAGAAACGGCTCCGCGAGCCCCAGCCGGAGGACGCCGCTCTCGCCGTCGGCGCCCAGCGACCGCACGTCTTCGACTGCGAGCAGGTCGGCGGCGGCCCGCTCGACAGCCTCGACAGCGGCGTCGTCGACGGTGACGAACACGTGGCTTCCCTCCGCAGTCTGGCGGACGCCGCCGTGATAGGATAGCGTGCACTCGGCGTCGCGCGCGAGTCGTGAGAGAACGAAAGCGTCGTCGTCGACTTCGAACTCGACGCGGGTCATCGCGGTCGTCAGCAGGGCGTTTTTGCGCTCGATGGCGCTGAGCGCCGAGGCGATCGTCTCGCCGAGTTCGACCAGCACGGCGCGGGCGGTCTCGTCGAAGGCGTCGCGGCTCTCGGCGTACACCGTCAGGACGCCGTGGGTGATCTCGTTGTACCGCAGCGGGATGCTCAGCGCAGAGAGGTAGTCCCGGACGAGCGCGTCCTTACGCCACGGCTCTTCGCGGAGGCCGTCGGCGACGTTCGAGATCAGCGTCGCCTCGCCGGTCGCCGCGGTGCGGACCGCCGGCTCGGCGCCGCCGTCGGTCAGTTCGAATGACTGGCTGTCGAGATACCCCTGCCCGTCGCCCGCCCACGCCCGTGGCTCGATCGTCCCGGTCGATCGGTCGACCGCGCCGATCCACGCGAACGCAAAGCGGTCGTCGCCGGTGAGCAACTCGCAGACGGTGTGGTCGATCTCCTCGCGCGTCTCCGCTTGCACGAGCGCGTGATCGATCTCGCGGATCGTCTCGTTGACCCGGTTGAGTTCCGATAAGCGCTCGTTCTGTTGTTGAAGTCGTCGGTCCTGTTCGCGGAGCCGCGACTCCCGGTCGACCCGGTCGAGTGCGGCCTCCGCCGTCGCGGCGAGCAGGTCCGCGAGCTCCCGGTCCACCTGTCCGAACGCGCCGACGGCGCTCGATCCGGCGACGAATACGCCGTGATCCCCAAGCGGGATGTACGCCGTGCTTCGGAGCTCCGTCGCCCGATTTTCGAGCCGGTCGTCCCCGTGGACGTTGTCGAAGAACAGCGGTTCGTCCTCGACGAAGCTGTAGCTCGGCAGCGCGGCGCCGTCAGCGTGGACCGTCGGGAGCGGGCCGTTCAGCTCTGCCATCGCCGGCGAGTGCGCCGCCGGCTGGAGGTCGTTGGCGTCGGCGTCGAACAGGTAGACCGCGCTCGCGTCGACGCCGAGCACGCCCGGCGTGCTGTCGACGACGTGCTCGGCGATCTCTTGGTGGGTGCCGGCGTAGAGAAACTCGCGGGCGGTCTCTTGGAGCGTCGCCAGCGCGTCCTCGCGGCGCTTGCGCTTTGTCACGTCCCGACAGCTATAGAGGAGTCGCCCGCCCTGTATCGAGACCTCCCGGACGTTGACCAGTAGGGTGTGCTCGCGCCCGGCCTTGTCGGTCGCGGTGCACTCGATGTTCTTGAGCACGCCCTCGGCGGCGAGTTCCTCGCGGTCGAATAAGTCCTCGCCGAGCAGGTCGTCGATCGTCCCACGCTCGCGGATCTCCTCGGCGGTGTAGCCGAAGATGAAGTGCACGTTCGGACAGACGTACGTGTACTCGCCGTCCTCGTCGGTGATGAGGACGGTGTCGGTCATGTTGTTGAGCGTGACGCGGTGGAGCTCTTCGGAGCGACGCAGTTCCCGTTCCAGCCCGACGCGCTCGCTGATGTCGACGCCCTCGACGACGATCGAGGCGAGGTCGCCGCGCTCGTCCTCGACGGGGCGGACAGACAGGTCGATCACCCGCGGATTGGCGCCATCGGTCGGCTGAGAGACGACCGCGTTCCCGAACGACCCCGCCAGCGCCGTCTCGACGATTCGCCGGATGTCCGTTCTGAGGGCCGCCGATTCGGACCACCACGGCAGCGTCCAGAACGGCTCGCCAGCGGCGGCGTCAACGCCGTCGTCGAGCAACTCGTGAGCGCGCCGGTTCGCACGGACGAGCGCGCCCGTCTCGTCGAGCACCCACGTCGCGGTCCGCTCGTCGTCGAACACGGCGTCGAACTGCCGGGCCCGCTCGCGGCGCGTCGCAGTCTTCCGGGCCGAGCGAACGGCGCGTTCGGTCCGCGCCGCGAGATCGTCGATGGCCGTCTCGCCAGCGCCGTCGGCCGCCGCTTCGTCCGGGGCGTCGAGCGGCACATAGTCCGCAGCGCCGGCTGCGACGGCGTCGCTGGCGATAGCTTCGCTCCCCGACGCCGTTGCGATCACGACGGGGAGCGTCTCGGTCTCGGCACGGACCGTTTCGAGCAGTTCGATCCCGGTCGTCCCGTCGAGCGCGTGCTCGGCGAGCAGGCAGTCGACCGTCCCGCCGCGGACGGCATCGAGCGCCGCGGCGGCCGTCTCGACGCGCTCGACGGTCGTCGACTCGCGTGCTGAGAGCGCAGCAGCCGCCGGTTCGACCCACGCGGTCGTCCCGACGACCACGAGCCGCATCGGTTCGTCCGTCGGCGTCGCGGCGGTCATCGTCGCCTCGCCGCCGGTCGACGCCGCTCCTCGGTCCGGCCGCTGCACCGTCCCCGGCGGTGCTGGCGCTGCGTGCGTCTCGATCGCATAGATG
This window harbors:
- a CDS encoding bacterio-opsin activator domain-containing protein, whose product is MTAATPTDEPMRLVVVGTTAWVEPAAAALSARESTTVERVETAAAALDAVRGGTVDCLLAEHALDGTTGIELLETVRAETETLPVVIATASGSEAIASDAVAAGAADYVPLDAPDEAAADGAGETAIDDLAARTERAVRSARKTATRRERARQFDAVFDDERTATWVLDETGALVRANRRAHELLDDGVDAAAGEPFWTLPWWSESAALRTDIRRIVETALAGSFGNAVVSQPTDGANPRVIDLSVRPVEDERGDLASIVVEGVDISERVGLERELRRSEELHRVTLNNMTDTVLITDEDGEYTYVCPNVHFIFGYTAEEIRERGTIDDLLGEDLFDREELAAEGVLKNIECTATDKAGREHTLLVNVREVSIQGGRLLYSCRDVTKRKRREDALATLQETAREFLYAGTHQEIAEHVVDSTPGVLGVDASAVYLFDADANDLQPAAHSPAMAELNGPLPTVHADGAALPSYSFVEDEPLFFDNVHGDDRLENRATELRSTAYIPLGDHGVFVAGSSAVGAFGQVDRELADLLAATAEAALDRVDRESRLREQDRRLQQQNERLSELNRVNETIREIDHALVQAETREEIDHTVCELLTGDDRFAFAWIGAVDRSTGTIEPRAWAGDGQGYLDSQSFELTDGGAEPAVRTAATGEATLISNVADGLREEPWRKDALVRDYLSALSIPLRYNEITHGVLTVYAESRDAFDETARAVLVELGETIASALSAIERKNALLTTAMTRVEFEVDDDAFVLSRLARDAECTLSYHGGVRQTAEGSHVFVTVDDAAVEAVERAAADLLAVEDVRSLGADGESGVLRLGLAEPFLALELADHGAVVREVTAEPDGTTLIVDVPESIDVRTVTGIVEGSFADVELRAKQSIDRSSEGTLSARFLDELTDRQLEVVQTAYYSGYFESPRDSTGEDVAAALDISPPAFYQHVRTAQRKLFATLFAEGHLSMAAGAEVQ